The Phoenix dactylifera cultivar Barhee BC4 chromosome 15, palm_55x_up_171113_PBpolish2nd_filt_p, whole genome shotgun sequence genome contains a region encoding:
- the LOC120113228 gene encoding scarecrow-like protein 32 gives MMQFTESAPPPPPLNLSGLGLCLDLTAPRAPLHRPRPWPGFPTSAKSLGSFNAAGCMEQLLVHCANAVEANDATLAQQLLWVLHNIAPPDGDSSQRLSAACLHALITRASRTGSCKMLTVAAARADADLSLHTHRFSAVDLASFIDLTPWHRFGYSAANAAIAEAVEGFPAVHIVDLGTTYCMQIPTLIDLLASRPEGPPILRITIPSPTATTALPPPILGLSYDELGAKLLNFARSKNVAMEFQVIPSNPADAFDTLIEQLRVQQLVSEGEALIVNCQMMLHYIPDETACAISSTMSMPSSISLRTVFLKALRSLEPTLVTLVDEDADFTASDVVGRLRAAFNYLWIPYDAVDTFLPKGSEQRRWYEAGVRWKIENVIAHEGLERVERQEPKGRWAQRVRAAGFRGVGFGEEAVGEVKAMLDEHSAGWGLKREEEDLVLTWKGHNVVFATAWVPS, from the coding sequence ATGATGCAGTTCACTGAGAGTGcaccacccccacccccactcAACCTCAGTGGTCTAGGCCTGTGCCTCGACCTGACCGCACCCAGAGCCCCCCTCCACCGGCCCCGGCCGTGGCCCGGCTTCCCGACCTCCGCCAAGTCACTCGGCAGCTTCAACGCCGCCGGCTGCATGGAGCAGCTGCTGGTCCACTGCGCCAACGCCGTGGAGGCCAACGACGCCACCCTCGCCCAGCAGCTGCTGTGGGTCCTCCACAACATCGCACCACCCGACGGCGACTCCAGCCAGCGCCTCAGCGCCGCCTGCCTCCACGCCCTCATCACCCGCGCCTCCAGGACGGGCTCCTGCAAGATGCTCACCGTCGCCGCTGCTCGTGCCGATGCCGACCTTTCCCTCCACACCCACCGCTTCTCCGCCGTCGACCTTGCGAGCTTCATCGACCTCACTCCGTGGCACCGATTCGGCTACTCCGCGGCCAACGCAGCCATCGCCGAAGCTGTTGAGGGTTTCCCCGCCGTCCACATCGTCGACCTCGGCACGACATACTGCATGCAGATCCCCACCCTCATCGATCTACTGGCCAGCCGCCCCGAAGGCCCGCCGATCCTCAGGATCACCATCCCGAGCCCTACAGCTACCACCGCCCTGCCGCCGCCTATTCTAGGcctctcttatgatgaactcgGTGCAAAGCTGCTCAATTTCGCAAGGTCCAAGAACGTAGCAATGGAATTCCAAGTCATCCCTTCGAATCCGGCCGACGCCTTCGACACCCTAATAGAGCAATTGAGAGTTCAACAGCTAGTCTCTGAAGGCGAGGCCCTTATCGTCAACTGTCAGATGATGCTGCATTACATCCCGGACGAGACCGCCTGCGCAATCTCTTCCACCATGAGCATGCCCTCGTCGATATCCCTTCGAACAGTGTTCCTCAAGGCGCTACGCAGTCTCGAGCCGACCTTGGTTACACTTGTGGATGAGGACGCTGACTTCACGGCGAGCGACGTGGTTGGGAGGCTAAGAGCAGCATTCAACTATCTGTGGATACCATATGATGCTGTGGATACGTTTCTTCCCAAGGGGAGTGAGCAGCGGCGGTGGTACGAGGCCGGGGTGCGCTGGAAGATAGAGAACGTGATCGCCCATGAGGGCTTGGAGAGGGTGGAGCGGCAGGAGCCCAAGGGGAGGTGGGCGCAGAGGGTGAGGGCGGCGGGGTTTCGTGGGGTGGGTTTCGGCGAGGAGGCGGTGGGGGAGGTGAAGGCGATGCTTGACGAGCACTCGGCGGGGTGGGGGCTgaagagggaagaggaagaCTTGGTTCTCACTTGGAAGGGCCACAACGTGGTGTTTGCTACTGCTTGGGTTCCTTCATGA